In the Sarcophilus harrisii chromosome 3, mSarHar1.11, whole genome shotgun sequence genome, one interval contains:
- the LIN7B gene encoding protein lin-7 homolog B, with product MAALAEPLGLERDVSRAVELLERLQRSGELPPQKLQALQRVLQSRFCSAIREVYEQLYDTLDITGSAEIRAHATAKATVAAFAASEGHAHPRVVELPRTDEGLGFNIMGGKEQNSPIYISRVIPGGVADRHGGLKRGDQLLSVNGVSVEGEQHEKAVELLKAAQGTVKLVVRYTPRVLEEMEARFEKMRSARRRQQHQSYSSLESRG from the exons ATGGCCGCGCTCGCGGAGCCGCTGGGGCTGGAACGGG ACGTGTCCCGGGCAGTGGAGCTCCTGGAGCGGCTCCAGCGTAGCGGGGAGCTGCCCCCCCAGAAGCTGCAGGCCCTCCAGCGAGTCCTGCAGAGTCGTTTCTGCTCAGCCATCCGAGAG GTGTATGAGCAGCTTTATGACACCCTGGATATCACAGGCAGTGCAGAGATCCGGGCTCACGCCACAGCCAAG GCCACTGTAGCAGCCTTTGCTGCCAGCGAGGGCCATGCCCACCCCCGAGTGGTGGAACTGCCCAGGACAGATGAGGGCCTGGGTTTCAACATCATGGGCGGGAAAGAGCAGAACTCCCCCATCTACATCTCTCGAGTCATTCCCGGTGGCGTGGCTGACCGGCACGGCGGCCTCAAGAGAGGGGACCAGCTGCTCTCCGTCAATGGAGTG AGTGTGGAGGGAGAGCAGCATGAGAAGGCTGTGGAGCTGCTCAAGGCTGCTCAAGGCACGGTGAAGCTTGTTGTCCGGTACACACCTCGAGTGCTGGAGGAGATGGAGGCCCGGTTTGAGAAGATGCGCTCGGCTCGGCGGCGCCAACAGCACCAGAGCTACTC GTCCCTGGAGTCCCGAGGCTGA